The genomic window AATACTCTTTGATAATAAAAATTCAAGGAGTATTTTTTTATGAAAATGTCAGACGAAAAAGTTCTTTCTCTTTTAAAAGAAGAGTTTGAAAATAAAAATATAGTGAGATGTATTTTTTCAAATATGAAGGGAGATTATGAATATAATAAAATCATAGTTAAACCTTTAGTTATAAAAAATAATTTTCTATATCAATTTGAACAATTTAAAAATAATAAAGCTTATCATGAAAATATAACTATTGAGGAAGCAAAGAAAAAATTACAAGAAATTGTAGATAATTTTTATCAGCATATGGTATTTACAAAAAATAGTGATATTCAAATTATCCGTGGGAAAAAAGATTTTAATGTAAAGAAAGTTACTAATGAAAAAGAGGTTTGTTCTTTATCTCACAATAAAACTAAAAAATATATATTAGAAGAGGGGACTAGAATACCTTTCTTAATTAAATTGGGAATTATGGGTGAAGATGGAAAAGTTTTTAAAAATTCTTATGATAAGTTTAGACAAATTAATAAATATTTGGAATTTATAGATGATACTATAAAAGAATTAAAAAGTAAAAAACTTATAGAAAATCATATTAAGGCTGTGGACTTTGGTTGTGGAAAATCTTATCTTACTTTTGCTCTACATCACTATTTAAAAAATATTCAAAATATGACTTTTGAAGTTATAGGACTTGATTTAAAAAAAGATGTTATAGAATATTGTAATAAAGTAGCAAAAGAATTAAATCTTGAAAATTTAGAATTTTTAACAGGAGATATAAAAGATTTTGATAAATTAAAAAATGTGGATATGATTTTTTCTCTTCATGCTTGTAATAATGCTACTGATTACTCTTTATTAAAAGGTTTGGAATTAAATGCGAAAGTTATTTTAGCTGTTCCATGTTGTCAACATGAATTTAATCAAAAAATGAGTTCTAACAAAAAAAGTGAATTTTATTCTAATTTTAATCCTATAGGAAAACATGGAATTCTTTTAGAGAAATTTGCTTCAATAGCAACTGATGCTTTTAGAGCTCAAGCTTTAGAACTTTGTGGGTATAAAACTCAAGTAATGGAATTTATAGATATGGAGCATACTCCTAAAAATATTCTTATAAGAGAAATTGTAGATAAAACTAATGAAAAAACTTTAGAAAAAAAATTAGTAGAATATGAAAATTATAAAAACTTTTTAGGTATTGAACCACTATTAGATACCTTATTAAGACCTTATTTTAAAATTAAAGAGGTAAAAAATGAAAATAATTAAAGAGATTATTGTTGTAGAGGGAAGAGATGATATAACAGCTGTAAAAAGGGCTGTTAATGCTGAAGTTATAGCTGTTCATGGATTTTCAGTCAAAAAAAATCTTGAAAGAATACAAAAGGCTTATGAAAATAGGGGAATTATAATATTAACCGACCCAGATTTTGCTGGATTACAAATTAGAAGAATTATAAAATCTCGTTTTCCTTTAGCAAAACAAGCTTATATAAATAGATGGGAAGGAAAAAAAGATGGAGATATTGGAGTAGAAAATGCTTCTCCTGAAGCTATTATAAGAGCTCTTGAAATGGCAAAATGTGAAACTGTTGAAGCTAGTAAAATTTTTACTGTTAATGACCTTATAGAAAATAATCTTACAGGACATAAAAATTCTAAATTTTATAGAGAGAAACTTGGAGAAAAACTTGGTATAGGATATTCTAATGGAAAACAACTTTTATCAAAATTAAATAATTATGGAATTACTAGAGAAGAATTTGAAAATGCTGTAAAATCTTTTAAAAAGAAAAAAGTCGCTTTTGTGTGTGTTCATAATTCATGTAGAAGTCAAATAGCTGAAGCCTTAGGAAAATTATATGGAAATGATGTTTTTGAAAGTTATAGTGCTGGGACTGAGATAAAAAATCAAATTAATCAAGATGCTGTAAAATATGTTAAAGAAATATATAATATACATATGGAAGAAGAGGGACAAAAATCTAAACTTCTTTCTGATATTCCAAATGTAGATATAGTTATAACTATGGGTTGTAATGTAAATTGTCCTTATTTACCTTGTGAATATAGAGAGGATTGGGGATTAGAAGACCCTAGTGGAAAATCTAAAGAGGAATTTTATAAGACAATAAAACTTATTGAAGAAAAAATACTTTCCCTTAAAGAGAGAATAGAAAAAAATCTTATATAAAAAAGGCTGTTGCTATTACAGCCTTTTTTATATAATTTATTTTTAATTTTTATTTAATTTCTTCTAAAGTTTCAAGAAATAAATTTTTTTTATCTTGATATGATTTGCAAGTTGCTATCATCATTTTTAGTTGTTCTTCTGATATTTTTCCAACTACTTTAGCAGGATTTCCTTTTATAAAACTTCCTTCTTCAATTTTTCCAATTTTTGAAGTTACTAAAGCTCTTGAAGATACAAAACAATTTTTTGGAATTTCTACATTATCTGTTATAATAGTTCCCATTCCAATTAAAGAATTATCTCCTATTTTTGCTCCATGTATTAAACAATTATGACCGATAGTTACATTTTTTCCAATAACTACATCAGCATTATGTTCTCCATGAACAGTAGTTCCTTCTTGTATATTACTTCCTTCCCCTATTTCTATATGTAAAATATCTCCTCTTAAAACTACTCCATACCAAATAGAAACATCATCTTGAATATTTACATTCCCTATTATTCTAGCAGTATCAGCTATAAAAACTTTTTCTCCAATTTTAGGGATATTATTTCCTAATTTAAATAACATTATTCCTCCTCTTTATTTAGACATCTCTTTTGATTTTTTTTCACAAGCTTTCATTCCTTGAATAATAGCATTTCTAAATCCACATTCTTCTAGTTTTTCTACAGCTTCAATAGTAGTTCCTTTTGGAGAACATACCATATCTTTTAATTCTCCAGGATGCATTCCAGTTTCTAAAACCATTTTTGCTGAACCTAATACAGCTTGAGCAGCAAATTTATAAGCCATTTTTCTTGGCATTCCACTAGAAACAGCAGCATCTCCCATAGCTTCTATCAGCATAAAAATATAAGCTGGAGAAGAACCACTTACAGCTATTACTCCATCTATTAATTTTTCACTTACAACTTCTGTTTTTCCAAAAGCATTAAGTAATAAAAGTGCTTCATCCAATTCCTCTTTTGTTATAAATTCATTAGGCATAACAGCAGTCATACTTTCTTTTACAAGAGCTGGAGTATTTGGCATTATTCTTATAATTTTTACGTCTTTTCCAAATAATTCTCTTGATTTTTCTAATTTTACTCCTGCTGCAATAGTAATTATGATTACATCTTTTTTAATATAATCTTTTATTTCATTAATAACTTCTGGATACATATCAGGTTTTACTGCTAAAAATAATATATCTGATTCATTAGCTACAAGTAAATTTGAATTTGAAGTTTTTACTCCTAAATCATTATATAATTTTTTTAGTCTTTCATTTGATGGGTCTGAATAAATAATATTTTCTTTAGGTACAATATTAGAAGAGATTATTCCACCTCCAATAGCATATCCCATATTTCCACCACCAATAAATCCAATTATTTTTTCCATGAAATCCTCCTTAAAATTAAATTTAATTTTAAAAATTAACAATAGTATTATACCATTTTTTATTTTTTTTAACTATAATAAAAAATAATATATTATATAATTTTATCGGACTAAATAAAATTAGACTTTTATTTTCTATTCTGATATAATTAAATTAGATTAAATTATTTACTTAGGAGGAATAATTATGAAAAAAGTTTATGTCTTACTTGCTGATGGTTTTGAAGTTATAGAAGCTCTTGCCCCTGTAGATATTATGAGAAGGGCTGGAATAGAAGTTATTACTTTATCTCTTAATAACAATCTTGAAGTTATGTCTTCTCATAATATAAAAGTTATGGCTGATAAAATTTTTGATGGAGAGTTTAAAGATGGAGATGGGATATATTTCCCTGGTGGATATCCAGGATATGAAAATTTATTAAAATCTCAAAAAGCTATGGAACTTGGAAAATATTATTTGAAAAATAATAAATTAGTTGGTGCTATTTGTGGAGCTCCTTCTAGTCTTGCTAGAGCTGGAGTTATAGATGGAAAAAATATTACTTTACATTTTGGTTGTTATGATTTAGTTGGGAATAAATGTAATATTATTGATAAACCAATTGTAGTAGATGGAAATCTTATTACAGGTAGTGGAGCTGGATATTCTGTTGATATGGGACTTGCTCTTGTAAACTATCTTGTTCCTGAAAAAGTTGCTGATGTTAAAAAAGCTCTTACTATAAAAGATTAATCTTATTAATTTCTTTATAAATAAAAAAAAGTCTGTAAAAATTATTAAAAATAATTCTACAGACTTTTTATTTTTTATTAATATTTTTGTAGTTTATAAAATTTATATTTTTTTAAACTATTTTTGTTGTCCAATCTTCTACATTCCAAACTTCAGTGGCTATATCATTATAAAATTCTGGCTCATGGCTTACTAAAACTATTGTTCCCTTAAATTCTTGTAACGCTCTTTTTAATTCGTCTTTAGCTTCTACATCTAAGTGGTTAGTAGGTTCGTCAAGCACTAAGAAATTTATATTTTGTAACATTAATTTACATAAACGGACTTTTGCATTTTCTCCTCCAGACAAAACTTGTACTTGGCTTGTAATATGGTCTCTTGTAAGTCCACATTTAGCAAGTGCAGCTCTTGCTTCTTGATTTGTCATACTAGGATATAAATTCCAAATATAATCTAATGCTGTTATTCCAGAAATATTTTCTTCTTGTTGGAAATATCCAATTTCTAAAAATTGTCCATGCTCAACTTCTCCTGAAAATGGTTTTAATTTTCCAAGAATTGTTTTCAGCAATGTGGATTTTCCAAGCCCATTAACTCCCTTTATAGCTATCTTTTGATTTCTCTCTATAGTAAAATTAAGTGGTCTAGTCAAAGCTTCATTATATCCTATCACTAAATCTTTAACTGTTACAACTTCTCTACTTGGAGTACGAGCCTCTTTAAATTGGAAAGTTGGTTTTGGTTTTTCTCTAGCGATTTCAATTATATCCATTCTATCTAATTTTCTTTGACGGTCTTTTGCAAGATTTGTAGTAGCTACACGCGCTTTATTTCTAGCAATAAAATCTTTTAAATGAGCAATTTCTTTTTGTTGCTTTTTATATGCTTGTTCAATTTGTCTTTTCTTTAACTCGTACATCTCTTTAAATTGATAATAATCTCCAGTGTAACGAGTAAGTTCAGCATTTTCTACATGATAAATAACATTTACTACTTCATTTAAGAAAGGTATATCATGAGAAACAAGGATAAAAGCATTTTCATAATTTTTTAAGAAATTTTTAAGCCACATAATATGATTTTCATCTAAAAAGTTTGTAGGCTCATCAAGTATAAGTATCATAGGATTTTCCAACAAAACTTTTGTTAATAAAATTTTTGCTCTTTGTCCACCTGATAATTCTGTAACATCTCTATCAAG from Fusobacterium perfoetens ATCC 29250 includes these protein-coding regions:
- a CDS encoding class I SAM-dependent methyltransferase, yielding MSDEKVLSLLKEEFENKNIVRCIFSNMKGDYEYNKIIVKPLVIKNNFLYQFEQFKNNKAYHENITIEEAKKKLQEIVDNFYQHMVFTKNSDIQIIRGKKDFNVKKVTNEKEVCSLSHNKTKKYILEEGTRIPFLIKLGIMGEDGKVFKNSYDKFRQINKYLEFIDDTIKELKSKKLIENHIKAVDFGCGKSYLTFALHHYLKNIQNMTFEVIGLDLKKDVIEYCNKVAKELNLENLEFLTGDIKDFDKLKNVDMIFSLHACNNATDYSLLKGLELNAKVILAVPCCQHEFNQKMSSNKKSEFYSNFNPIGKHGILLEKFASIATDAFRAQALELCGYKTQVMEFIDMEHTPKNILIREIVDKTNEKTLEKKLVEYENYKNFLGIEPLLDTLLRPYFKIKEVKNENN
- a CDS encoding ABC-F family ATP-binding cassette domain-containing protein, which gives rise to MILEVTNVSHGYGARTILENASFRLLKGEHVGLVGANGEGKTTFLNIITGELVPDEGKVTWCNHITTGYLDQYSTLEKGKTIRDILRSAFDHMFELEKEMMALYDKMGDCSPEEMDSLMEEVGEIQSILESGDFYSLDSKIEEYAAGLGLMDIGLDRDVTELSGGQRAKILLTKVLLENPMILILDEPTNFLDENHIMWLKNFLKNYENAFILVSHDIPFLNEVVNVIYHVENAELTRYTGDYYQFKEMYELKKRQIEQAYKKQQKEIAHLKDFIARNKARVATTNLAKDRQRKLDRMDIIEIAREKPKPTFQFKEARTPSREVVTVKDLVIGYNEALTRPLNFTIERNQKIAIKGVNGLGKSTLLKTILGKLKPFSGEVEHGQFLEIGYFQQEENISGITALDYIWNLYPSMTNQEARAALAKCGLTRDHITSQVQVLSGGENAKVRLCKLMLQNINFLVLDEPTNHLDVEAKDELKRALQEFKGTIVLVSHEPEFYNDIATEVWNVEDWTTKIV
- the proC gene encoding pyrroline-5-carboxylate reductase encodes the protein MEKIIGFIGGGNMGYAIGGGIISSNIVPKENIIYSDPSNERLKKLYNDLGVKTSNSNLLVANESDILFLAVKPDMYPEVINEIKDYIKKDVIIITIAAGVKLEKSRELFGKDVKIIRIMPNTPALVKESMTAVMPNEFITKEELDEALLLLNAFGKTEVVSEKLIDGVIAVSGSSPAYIFMLIEAMGDAAVSSGMPRKMAYKFAAQAVLGSAKMVLETGMHPGELKDMVCSPKGTTIEAVEKLEECGFRNAIIQGMKACEKKSKEMSK
- a CDS encoding DJ-1/PfpI family protein; this encodes MKKVYVLLADGFEVIEALAPVDIMRRAGIEVITLSLNNNLEVMSSHNIKVMADKIFDGEFKDGDGIYFPGGYPGYENLLKSQKAMELGKYYLKNNKLVGAICGAPSSLARAGVIDGKNITLHFGCYDLVGNKCNIIDKPIVVDGNLITGSGAGYSVDMGLALVNYLVPEKVADVKKALTIKD
- a CDS encoding gamma carbonic anhydrase family protein, which produces MLFKLGNNIPKIGEKVFIADTARIIGNVNIQDDVSIWYGVVLRGDILHIEIGEGSNIQEGTTVHGEHNADVVIGKNVTIGHNCLIHGAKIGDNSLIGMGTIITDNVEIPKNCFVSSRALVTSKIGKIEEGSFIKGNPAKVVGKISEEQLKMMIATCKSYQDKKNLFLETLEEIK